One segment of Anastrepha obliqua isolate idAnaObli1 chromosome 3, idAnaObli1_1.0, whole genome shotgun sequence DNA contains the following:
- the LOC129240913 gene encoding uncharacterized protein LOC129240913 has protein sequence MIADKDFILTVRLYPEIYNTYSKNGVLEGENNKELWAQLAQETHMKSGAAAESKWRQLVSKYLSFLVYGTSFAYEKEMQFMQMPLLAAGDTEDAQSESDIDEAELKNVLNSYVDCEPAIKRQRAEATEGRAASLKKYTRGKELHNDEYNVQKNKEHSPVTNATTKQSFELHDNTKGGESETSGKTNEMLNQTPKDKESEFINPEPANEDCGVLSATIVPPPSIAANISNDNTRMSTSFTNLTSLELIFLGYAKVLQRMPLRLQLQTKRKIADIMDEAELKMFEDK, from the exons ATGATAGCGGACAAGGATTTCATTTTGACAGTTCGCTTATATCCGGAAATTTACAATACTTATAGCAAGAATGGGGTGTTGGAAGGCGAAAATAACAAAGAGCTCTGGGCACAACTCGCTCAAGAAACCCATATGAAAAGCG GCGCTGCAGCTGAGAGTAAATGGCGCCAATtggtttcaaaatatttgtcattTTTGGTTTACGGCACTTCTTTCGCGTACGAAAAGGAAATGCAATTCATGCAGATGCCTCTACTTGCTGCAGG AGACACCGAAGACGCGCAATCTGAATCCGATATAGATGAAGCAGAACTAAAAAACGTTTTAAATTCCTACGTGGACTGTGAACCGGCCATCAAGAGGCAACGTGCCGAGGCGACAGAAGGCAGGGcggcttcattaaaaaaatatactcgtGGAAAGGAACTTCATAATGATGAATACAACGTGCAGAAGAACAAGGAGCATTCGCCAGTTACAAATGCAACCACTAAGCAGTCTTTTGAACTCCATGACAATACAAAAGGCGGCGAGTCGGAGACATCTGGGAAAACGAATGAAATGCTAAACCAAACTCCAAAAGACAAGGAATCGGAGTTTATTAATCCAGAACCTGCAAATGAAGATTGTGGCGTACTCTCTGCCACAATTGTTCCACCGCCTTCAATAGCTGCTAATATTTCTAACGATAACACAAGAATGTCTACTAGTTTCACAAATTTAACCTCACTAGAACTTATATTTCTTGGCTATGCGAAAGTATTGCAACGAATGCCATTAAGACTGCAGCTGCAAACAAAACGTAAAATCGCAGATATTATGGATGAAGCCgagttgaaaatgtttgaagataaatga